A DNA window from Thermococcus sp. 4557 contains the following coding sequences:
- a CDS encoding C2H2-type zinc finger protein — MPECPYCGRWFKTRRGLETHIAKAHKPSLIRRILGLGPKKDKEAIKAHRTLREKKRRKK, encoded by the coding sequence ATGCCAGAGTGTCCATACTGTGGTAGGTGGTTTAAAACTCGGAGGGGTCTGGAGACGCATATAGCAAAAGCGCATAAGCCTAGTTTAATACGCCGTATCTTGGGACTGGGGCCTAAGAAGGACAAGGAGGCCATAAAAGCACATAGGACTTTGAGGGAGAAAAAGCGTAGGAAGAAATAG
- a CDS encoding DHH family phosphoesterase has translation MVVKDCPECHGTGKIKAGEKECPVCEGWGYVPADFKVGEKLKGYRNLDYIGVEDEVDEIPCPECHGKGVVPVYDTCPTCGGTGRVLACDICGKVKGPWEPGMETTWVCPDCMRKYKVVYVLDKTCDLEDIEIGSVYKGTIDRVERFGVFVKLNPHVRGLIRRKDLLGGREYKPGDEILVQVLDVKPDRGEVDFIESALKHYKEVVVRKELPITLIGDLRKDMAGQTVRLRGKVTQIQVTGGPTVFTITDGTGITWAAAFEAPGVRAYPNINVGDIVEIIGKIAFHSGEIQIETSDMARLWGPEAAEVKRRIEEELDRRAQPQDVGFLVQSEVLEKLKPRIMKAAFMIRRAILEGRPILLRHHSDADGYTSGLALEYAIVPLIEQVSPDSGARWKLFKRRPSRAPFYELEDVLKDIIFMVEDHEKFGDPLPLLVIVDNGGTSEDIPAYKRIRAFGVPIVVIDHHDPREWVSEDRAKVDDYVDVHVNPHHIKRGYYELTAGMLATEVARFINPDVEDKIKHLPAIAGTGDRSKAPEFYQYLEIAKKAKGLDEEDLKKIAEVIDHEAYFWKFMDGHGIIDEILLLTGNLQRHRELINAIYPEVKEKQEKALRASLPHVKSVVLPNGIRFNTIDIELFAPKFSYPSPGKLSGLIHDHFKEKYGEDAPILTLAYGPDFAVVRAADGMAAYSFDLNEIIPKLQEALPSAGIEGGGHSYAGSIKFFEGMRKEVLEEFAKQVVKLKKTG, from the coding sequence ATGGTGGTTAAGGACTGTCCCGAGTGCCACGGAACCGGGAAGATTAAGGCTGGCGAGAAGGAGTGCCCCGTTTGTGAGGGCTGGGGTTACGTTCCTGCCGATTTCAAGGTTGGGGAGAAGCTGAAGGGCTATCGCAACCTCGACTACATAGGCGTTGAGGATGAGGTTGACGAGATACCCTGTCCAGAGTGCCACGGGAAGGGGGTAGTGCCGGTTTACGACACCTGCCCGACCTGCGGTGGGACCGGCCGAGTCCTGGCCTGCGACATCTGCGGCAAGGTGAAGGGACCCTGGGAGCCGGGTATGGAAACAACCTGGGTCTGCCCGGACTGCATGCGCAAGTACAAGGTCGTCTACGTTCTCGACAAGACCTGCGACCTTGAGGATATTGAGATTGGGAGCGTTTACAAGGGTACAATCGACCGTGTTGAGCGCTTTGGCGTCTTCGTCAAACTCAATCCACACGTCAGGGGCCTTATACGGAGGAAGGACCTCCTCGGCGGCAGGGAGTACAAGCCGGGGGACGAGATACTGGTTCAGGTTCTCGATGTAAAGCCCGACAGGGGTGAAGTGGACTTCATAGAGTCCGCCCTCAAGCACTACAAGGAGGTAGTCGTCAGGAAGGAGCTCCCGATAACGCTCATCGGCGACCTCCGCAAGGACATGGCGGGCCAGACGGTCAGGCTTCGCGGCAAGGTCACCCAGATACAGGTTACCGGCGGGCCGACTGTCTTCACGATAACCGACGGGACGGGTATAACCTGGGCCGCGGCTTTTGAGGCCCCTGGGGTTAGGGCATACCCCAACATAAACGTCGGGGACATCGTGGAGATAATCGGAAAGATAGCCTTCCACTCCGGCGAGATTCAGATCGAGACCAGCGACATGGCGAGGCTCTGGGGGCCGGAGGCGGCCGAGGTCAAGAGGCGCATAGAGGAGGAGCTCGACAGGCGCGCCCAGCCCCAGGATGTTGGCTTCCTCGTCCAGAGCGAGGTTCTCGAGAAGCTCAAGCCGAGGATAATGAAGGCCGCCTTCATGATACGCAGGGCCATCCTGGAGGGCAGGCCGATACTCCTGAGGCACCACTCCGATGCCGACGGCTACACTTCAGGCCTGGCTTTGGAATACGCAATAGTGCCCCTTATCGAGCAGGTTTCGCCTGATTCCGGCGCGAGGTGGAAGCTCTTCAAGCGCAGGCCGAGCAGGGCCCCCTTCTACGAGCTGGAGGACGTGCTGAAGGACATCATCTTCATGGTAGAGGACCACGAGAAGTTCGGCGATCCTCTCCCGCTCCTCGTAATAGTGGACAACGGCGGAACGAGCGAGGACATTCCTGCCTACAAGCGCATAAGGGCCTTCGGCGTTCCGATAGTGGTCATAGACCACCACGACCCGCGCGAGTGGGTGAGCGAGGACAGGGCGAAGGTTGATGATTACGTCGATGTGCATGTCAATCCCCACCACATAAAGCGCGGCTACTATGAGCTGACGGCGGGAATGCTGGCAACGGAAGTGGCGCGCTTCATCAATCCGGACGTTGAGGACAAGATAAAGCACCTGCCCGCCATAGCGGGAACCGGTGACAGGAGCAAGGCTCCGGAGTTCTACCAGTACCTCGAGATAGCGAAGAAAGCTAAAGGCCTCGACGAGGAGGACCTCAAGAAGATAGCAGAGGTGATAGACCACGAGGCCTACTTCTGGAAGTTCATGGACGGGCACGGGATAATAGACGAGATACTCCTCCTCACGGGCAACCTCCAGAGACACCGCGAGCTCATCAACGCTATCTACCCTGAGGTCAAGGAGAAGCAGGAGAAGGCTTTGAGGGCCTCGCTGCCGCACGTCAAGAGCGTCGTCCTGCCGAACGGGATAAGGTTCAACACGATAGACATCGAGCTCTTCGCCCCGAAGTTCTCCTATCCAAGCCCCGGCAAGCTCTCCGGCCTTATACACGACCACTTCAAGGAGAAGTACGGCGAGGATGCACCGATTCTAACTCTCGCCTACGGTCCGGACTTCGCGGTGGTCAGGGCTGCGGACGGAATGGCGGCGTACAGCTTCGACCTGAACGAGATAATTCCAAAGCTCCAGGAGGCCCTGCCGAGCGCGGGGATAGAGGGCGGCGGCCACAGCTACGCCGGCTCGATAAAGTTCTTCGAGGGCATGCGCAAGGAGGTTCTTGAAGAGTTCGCCAAGCAGGTCGTCAAGCTGAAGAAGACTGGTTGA
- a CDS encoding PaaI family thioesterase, whose protein sequence is MERRTHRLTSEKLVGKPVKIEKDYAEVILETTKEMAVDEYGLVHGGFTFGLADYAAMLAVNEPTVVLGKAEAKFLKPVKVGEKLTAKAEVIEGSGGGVGDGTSPRRKKIVKAEVFNEKNEKVFEGTFHCYILDRHVLL, encoded by the coding sequence ATGGAGCGGAGGACTCACAGGCTGACCTCTGAAAAATTGGTTGGAAAACCCGTGAAAATTGAGAAGGATTACGCGGAAGTCATCTTGGAGACCACCAAAGAGATGGCAGTTGATGAATACGGCCTCGTTCACGGCGGCTTCACCTTTGGCCTAGCTGACTACGCGGCAATGCTCGCGGTAAACGAGCCGACGGTCGTCCTCGGAAAGGCCGAGGCCAAGTTCCTGAAGCCAGTTAAGGTTGGTGAAAAGCTAACGGCCAAGGCAGAGGTAATCGAAGGGTCTGGAGGGGGTGTGGGGGACGGAACGTCCCCCCGGAGGAAGAAGATAGTAAAGGCCGAGGTCTTCAACGAAAAGAACGAGAAAGTCTTTGAAGGGACTTTTCACTGCTACATATTGGATAGACACGTTCTTTTATAA
- a CDS encoding DUF2240 family protein codes for MHPIKRAVEYKGSAEFTRSELVGILAFSLRLMDVKAAKELIAKSLEEGLLEEREGVLVVNKALLAEEEAEEDLFNEMVSYIAESLGWEGEEVLEGIKSMRERYGDLDERVLAYLFGMDKGVDMSRFKDRLEL; via the coding sequence GTGCACCCGATAAAACGCGCGGTTGAATATAAGGGCTCTGCTGAGTTCACCCGGAGCGAGCTCGTGGGGATACTGGCCTTCAGCCTCCGCCTGATGGACGTGAAGGCCGCGAAGGAGCTCATAGCGAAGTCTCTGGAGGAGGGACTCCTTGAGGAACGGGAAGGGGTTCTGGTGGTCAACAAAGCCCTGCTCGCGGAGGAAGAGGCCGAGGAGGATCTCTTTAACGAGATGGTATCTTACATAGCAGAGTCCCTCGGCTGGGAGGGGGAGGAGGTTCTTGAGGGCATCAAATCCATGCGCGAGCGCTACGGCGACCTCGACGAGAGGGTTCTGGCGTATCTCTTCGGCATGGACAAGGGCGTTGACATGTCGCGCTTTAAAGACCGGCTCGAGCTGTGA
- a CDS encoding nicotinamidase: MPEEALIVVDMQRDFMPGGALPVPEGDRIIPRCNRYIEEFRKRGALIVATRDWHPENHVSFREQGGPWPRHCVQNTPGAEFVVELPADAVIISKATEPDKEAYSGFEGTNLAEILKRNGVRRVYVCGVATEYCVKATALDAVKNGFETYLLRDAVKGIKPEDEERALGEMERAGVKVLYLI, encoded by the coding sequence ATGCCCGAGGAGGCGCTCATCGTTGTTGACATGCAGAGGGATTTCATGCCAGGGGGAGCCCTGCCGGTTCCAGAGGGAGACAGGATAATACCCCGGTGCAACCGCTACATCGAGGAGTTCAGGAAGAGGGGGGCTTTGATAGTTGCCACGCGCGACTGGCATCCCGAGAACCACGTCAGCTTTAGGGAGCAGGGCGGCCCGTGGCCGAGGCACTGCGTTCAAAACACTCCCGGGGCGGAGTTCGTCGTTGAACTCCCCGCCGATGCTGTGATAATCTCAAAGGCCACGGAGCCCGATAAGGAGGCCTATTCGGGATTCGAGGGGACGAACCTGGCGGAGATACTGAAGAGAAACGGGGTAAGGAGGGTTTACGTCTGCGGCGTCGCTACGGAGTACTGCGTTAAGGCAACGGCCCTCGATGCGGTTAAGAACGGCTTCGAGACCTACCTCCTCCGCGACGCAGTGAAGGGCATTAAGCCTGAGGATGAGGAGCGGGCTTTGGGGGAGATGGAGAGGGCCGGCGTGAAGGTTCTCTACCTGATATAA
- a CDS encoding AI-2E family transporter: protein MRAEIIAWTAAVLIITYLAWETVSPLITPIFFGIVLAYAAYPIHRRLSGRIGRKKSAAALTVGTVGLGGAVTFELLLISVKVASSFYEGIVEFFDWLMSQPLPPEVLAFLERFSDQLIPRVSEYISHETLSLPLYILQLLVFLLTFYYSLAYAEEISKQIHLSLPRKNRELGERILESLNKTLGALVRAWLVLNVIKGVLMTFGFLLFGVSDLYTAIVAGFLTFLFSFIPLFEGWMIWLIAAAYFAMNGAYFHAAGIALYGFFLVSPMPDYTIRPMMVAKDTDLDETLVFIGMIGGTWAMGVKGLIIGPIVLNLLLVLLKEWKRVISGREPSRRPSPSPPKPAPHPQA from the coding sequence ATGCGGGCCGAAATAATCGCCTGGACGGCGGCGGTTCTCATAATAACGTATCTCGCGTGGGAAACGGTTAGCCCCCTGATCACCCCGATATTCTTTGGTATCGTCCTCGCCTACGCCGCATACCCAATCCACCGCCGGCTGAGTGGCAGGATAGGAAGGAAGAAATCCGCCGCGGCCCTCACCGTTGGAACCGTCGGCCTGGGAGGCGCGGTGACCTTCGAGCTGCTGCTGATATCCGTCAAGGTAGCGTCCTCCTTCTACGAGGGCATCGTCGAGTTCTTTGACTGGCTGATGAGCCAGCCCCTTCCACCGGAGGTTCTGGCCTTCCTCGAGCGCTTCTCGGACCAGCTCATACCCAGGGTCTCGGAGTACATATCCCACGAGACCCTCTCACTCCCCCTCTACATCCTCCAGCTCCTGGTCTTCCTGCTCACGTTCTACTATTCCCTCGCATACGCCGAGGAGATTTCAAAGCAGATTCACCTGTCCCTCCCGAGAAAGAACCGCGAACTGGGCGAGAGAATCCTCGAAAGCCTAAACAAGACCCTCGGAGCGCTGGTGAGGGCCTGGCTGGTTTTGAACGTCATAAAAGGTGTTCTGATGACGTTTGGTTTTCTCCTGTTCGGTGTTTCGGACCTCTACACAGCGATAGTGGCGGGCTTCCTGACGTTCCTGTTCAGCTTCATACCCCTCTTCGAGGGCTGGATGATATGGCTCATCGCAGCCGCGTACTTCGCCATGAACGGGGCGTACTTCCACGCGGCGGGGATAGCACTCTACGGCTTCTTCCTTGTTTCCCCGATGCCGGACTACACGATAAGGCCGATGATGGTGGCCAAGGACACGGATCTCGACGAGACCCTTGTCTTCATAGGAATGATAGGCGGAACGTGGGCCATGGGGGTGAAGGGCCTCATAATAGGTCCTATCGTGCTCAACCTTCTCCTGGTTCTCCTGAAAGAATGGAAGAGGGTTATATCAGGTAGAGAACCTTCACGCCGGCCCTCTCCATCTCCCCCAAAGCCCGCTCCTCATCCTCAGGCTTAA
- a CDS encoding MFS transporter, with product MSLQNYRGFGRDAWLLVAYSFASAFGGNIAWFIFPFYLKSLGFDYTNIGVVFSLSTLAQAAVLLFSGPFGARVGYKRTVLLGVSMMFLGRLVQVLHPTLWMLALGGVLIGIGMALESPSFMALLSGEVEDGKRHYLFSLSSGIGTIASALGILVAGFLSRWLSYGGVFSLVLVVIPIRFAIVLFVRPVLERHSRGLNLDRSLLVRIGRFALPGALIGLGAGIAIPYMGLWFNQRFGTSLESIGWLFAFQQFIMGIGMFLLPMIADRFGSVKTIVSFNGTASLLIGALPFSPAFPVAAVIYILRTILMNIVNPIWNSFMMGFFEEEERSTAMALNSLAWTATFGVGQYVGGVLFDMSLVWPFLITAFLYSLSMVVFWGFFGGAETKGYKPPSA from the coding sequence ATGTCACTGCAGAACTACCGCGGGTTCGGAAGGGACGCATGGCTGCTCGTTGCCTACTCATTCGCCTCCGCCTTTGGGGGCAACATAGCCTGGTTTATCTTCCCGTTCTACCTCAAATCGCTCGGCTTCGACTACACCAACATAGGTGTGGTCTTCTCGCTCTCAACGCTGGCCCAGGCGGCGGTTCTGCTGTTCTCGGGCCCATTCGGTGCGAGGGTGGGCTACAAGAGAACCGTCCTCCTTGGAGTGAGCATGATGTTCCTCGGGAGGCTCGTTCAGGTTCTCCACCCGACCCTCTGGATGCTCGCCTTGGGTGGCGTCCTGATAGGGATAGGCATGGCGCTGGAGTCTCCATCATTCATGGCGCTGCTCAGCGGGGAGGTGGAGGACGGGAAGAGGCACTACCTGTTCAGCCTCTCCTCAGGAATCGGCACGATAGCCTCCGCCCTCGGAATACTCGTCGCTGGCTTTCTCTCGCGCTGGCTGAGCTATGGAGGGGTGTTCTCCCTGGTTCTCGTGGTCATACCCATTCGGTTCGCGATAGTTCTCTTCGTCAGGCCCGTGCTTGAGAGGCACTCCCGCGGGCTGAACCTCGACAGGAGTCTCCTCGTCAGGATAGGCCGCTTCGCCCTTCCCGGGGCGCTGATAGGTCTGGGTGCAGGGATAGCGATTCCCTACATGGGGCTCTGGTTCAACCAGCGCTTTGGGACGAGCCTGGAGAGCATCGGCTGGCTCTTCGCCTTCCAGCAGTTCATAATGGGGATCGGGATGTTCCTGCTGCCCATGATAGCCGACAGGTTCGGCAGCGTTAAGACCATCGTCTCCTTCAACGGGACGGCGAGCCTCCTCATAGGCGCCCTTCCTTTCTCGCCGGCCTTCCCTGTTGCTGCGGTCATATACATCCTCAGGACGATACTGATGAACATAGTCAACCCGATATGGAACTCCTTCATGATGGGGTTCTTCGAGGAAGAGGAGCGCTCCACCGCGATGGCGCTTAACAGCCTGGCCTGGACGGCTACCTTCGGGGTGGGCCAGTACGTGGGCGGCGTTCTCTTCGACATGTCGTTGGTCTGGCCGTTCCTGATAACCGCCTTCCTGTACAGCCTCTCGATGGTGGTGTTCTGGGGCTTCTTCGGCGGGGCGGAGACAAAAGGTTATAAGCCACCGTCGGCCTAG
- a CDS encoding S-layer protein, translated as MKRALVLFMGLMVLGLLLTPINAAITGINSSNTVIVLPTTKIVNGTPLHIGEDAITGSRLGAFLVLQGISPGTYTKTVSVPVEYHSVLIPDENQTYKLSSRDMPDVGVNVSDEPVGHAVVVQVDFSRVNFNSTRGTVEFHDGSVKIIFNENTTPLDIGGDYEIVSTTVDGKDTMYFYAYSRVDSESKSLGESVSAGGWSIKFVDINLQVSKMLVDLTYPSGVVKQKTMTKDKYYVMYVDSSGAEDFEEYDAYPTSRLNELLKGGARKVFLFTPTDFFVGINNAQMVTCDYEYYEKVKQYQDGDVYTGQWVWDIDPDTGLYTVYLHVNASLQAFPRVFVGPGEALKLPTGWGLELAPVFTRNDKGTVTGVEGYRFVRSVSVSRQVSITAPTVQATENVYSFIVNDTGLLSLPSDRNVIIVGGWVSNRAWALLEKAYGEATIRAIKDEVMEKGYVVKVLDNPSNPSYKVIILAGRTYAETRKAVNEFMEEM; from the coding sequence ATGAAAAGGGCTTTGGTTCTGTTTATGGGCCTGATGGTTCTGGGCTTGCTCCTTACACCGATTAACGCAGCGATTACAGGGATCAACTCTTCGAACACTGTTATAGTCCTCCCGACCACCAAGATAGTCAATGGAACCCCCCTCCATATAGGTGAGGACGCTATAACAGGTTCAAGACTCGGTGCTTTTCTCGTTCTTCAAGGGATTTCTCCAGGGACTTACACAAAGACAGTTTCTGTTCCCGTTGAGTACCACAGTGTACTTATCCCGGATGAAAACCAGACATACAAGCTCAGTTCCAGAGATATGCCGGACGTCGGCGTTAACGTCAGCGATGAACCCGTGGGACATGCTGTGGTCGTTCAGGTGGATTTCTCTCGTGTTAACTTCAACTCGACGAGAGGTACGGTTGAGTTCCACGATGGCAGCGTGAAGATAATCTTCAACGAGAACACAACCCCCCTCGATATCGGCGGCGATTACGAGATCGTTTCCACGACCGTTGACGGGAAGGACACGATGTACTTCTACGCCTACAGTAGGGTTGATTCTGAATCCAAGTCCCTCGGTGAGTCCGTCTCTGCTGGCGGGTGGAGCATAAAGTTCGTAGACATAAACCTGCAGGTTTCCAAGATGCTCGTTGACCTCACCTATCCCAGCGGCGTCGTCAAGCAGAAGACCATGACCAAGGATAAGTACTATGTGATGTACGTCGACTCCAGCGGGGCGGAGGACTTCGAGGAGTATGATGCATATCCCACCTCCAGGCTCAATGAGCTCCTGAAAGGCGGCGCCAGGAAGGTTTTCCTGTTTACCCCGACGGACTTTTTCGTGGGTATAAACAACGCCCAGATGGTTACGTGTGATTATGAATACTACGAAAAAGTCAAGCAGTATCAGGATGGTGACGTTTACACGGGCCAGTGGGTCTGGGACATCGATCCGGATACCGGCCTCTATACGGTTTATCTCCACGTGAACGCAAGTCTCCAGGCGTTTCCGAGGGTTTTTGTTGGGCCTGGGGAGGCCCTTAAACTTCCGACCGGCTGGGGCCTTGAGCTGGCCCCCGTCTTCACGAGGAACGATAAGGGCACCGTTACTGGTGTGGAAGGCTACCGCTTCGTGCGCTCCGTTTCGGTGTCCAGACAGGTCTCCATAACTGCCCCCACTGTTCAGGCCACTGAGAACGTTTACTCGTTCATCGTTAACGATACCGGGCTTCTGAGCCTGCCCTCGGATAGAAACGTCATCATAGTTGGCGGTTGGGTTAGCAACAGGGCATGGGCGCTGCTGGAGAAGGCCTACGGAGAGGCCACAATCCGGGCTATCAAGGATGAAGTCATGGAGAAGGGCTACGTTGTGAAGGTGCTTGACAACCCGAGCAATCCCAGCTACAAGGTCATAATACTCGCGGGCAGGACGTACGCGGAAACCAGAAAGGCCGTGAACGAGTTTATGGAAGAAATGTGA
- a CDS encoding PadR family transcriptional regulator — protein sequence MRYRDFLTLHVLHHASEEPVTGSFLMEELRRHGYSISPGTMYPLLHSLEREGLLRSHWEVRGGRRVRVYEITEIGQRTLDEGKERLRELCLELLGE from the coding sequence ATGAGGTACCGGGACTTCCTAACGCTACACGTCCTCCATCACGCGAGTGAAGAACCCGTCACAGGTTCATTCCTGATGGAAGAGCTCAGGAGACACGGTTACAGCATCAGCCCCGGGACGATGTATCCCCTTCTCCACTCCCTCGAAAGGGAAGGCCTCCTGAGGAGCCACTGGGAGGTCCGAGGCGGGAGACGGGTTAGGGTCTACGAGATAACGGAAATCGGCCAAAGAACCCTCGACGAGGGCAAGGAAAGGCTGAGGGAACTCTGTCTCGAACTGCTGGGGGAATGA
- a CDS encoding MFS transporter has translation MEEREKKIFGISWNVFLLGIVSFLNDMSSEMIAPIMPSYLMEVLDAGKLLSGSVMGAIESMSSLFKVAFGYVSDKFRKRKAFVFAGYALSTIAKGALGFTRYWWDFLLLRAVDRIGKGVRTAPRDALIAESSEKGKTGKSFGFHRMMDTLGAVAGPLVAIGLIELLKNLPSETMYRYIFLLSAVPGAISLFVIILFVKDRGSEVKRKIKGISTLKNRNLQLFLAVVAIGALGRYSYAFTMWKAQELGYTVVQSIAFYALFNLIYALSAYPLGVYSDTFGKKRMITLGFGVAALAALAFAYARNFYTLIAAFVLYGIYIAIEDTIPRAYMADLAREYEKGTIIGAYHTVFGVFVFPASAIAGWLWGSYSLAYAFTFAAAMNLVAMVLMTFVREQ, from the coding sequence ATGGAGGAAAGGGAAAAGAAGATATTCGGAATAAGCTGGAACGTCTTCCTGCTCGGGATAGTCAGCTTCCTGAACGACATGAGCAGCGAGATGATAGCGCCGATAATGCCGAGCTACCTCATGGAGGTTCTCGACGCCGGAAAGCTGCTCAGCGGCTCCGTCATGGGCGCGATAGAGAGCATGAGCTCGCTGTTCAAGGTGGCCTTCGGCTACGTGAGCGATAAGTTCCGGAAGCGGAAGGCCTTCGTCTTCGCCGGTTACGCCCTCTCAACCATCGCCAAAGGTGCCCTGGGGTTCACCCGCTACTGGTGGGACTTCCTCCTCCTGCGCGCGGTGGACAGGATAGGGAAGGGTGTAAGAACCGCCCCCAGGGATGCGCTGATAGCGGAATCGAGCGAGAAGGGAAAAACGGGAAAGTCCTTCGGCTTCCACAGGATGATGGACACCCTCGGAGCCGTCGCCGGTCCGCTCGTTGCAATAGGCCTCATAGAGCTCCTCAAGAACCTTCCCTCCGAGACGATGTACCGCTACATCTTCCTGCTCTCCGCGGTTCCCGGGGCGATATCGCTCTTCGTGATAATCCTCTTCGTGAAGGACAGGGGCAGTGAGGTCAAGAGGAAGATCAAGGGCATCTCAACACTGAAGAACAGGAATCTGCAGCTCTTCCTAGCGGTGGTGGCTATAGGTGCCCTCGGAAGGTACAGCTACGCCTTCACGATGTGGAAGGCACAGGAGCTCGGCTACACGGTGGTCCAGAGCATAGCCTTCTACGCGCTCTTCAACCTGATCTACGCCCTCTCCGCTTATCCCCTCGGAGTTTACTCCGATACCTTCGGCAAGAAGAGGATGATAACCCTGGGCTTTGGCGTTGCAGCTTTAGCGGCTTTGGCTTTCGCCTACGCGAGGAACTTCTACACGCTCATAGCGGCCTTCGTGCTCTACGGGATTTACATCGCCATCGAGGACACCATCCCACGGGCCTACATGGCTGACCTGGCGAGGGAATACGAGAAGGGCACGATAATAGGGGCTTACCACACGGTCTTTGGCGTCTTCGTCTTTCCGGCGTCGGCAATAGCCGGCTGGCTCTGGGGTAGCTACTCCCTAGCCTACGCCTTCACCTTCGCGGCGGCTATGAACCTCGTTGCCATGGTCCTAATGACCTTCGTGAGGGAGCAGTGA
- a CDS encoding DUF3226 domain-containing protein has product MRVITGDRFEAFADEKAILFPEYRKNRDELIDFVDSLAGEETVVTASLELIDLIAWKFRRGEENVLIYSDTGKSLTMKEVYELRKYLDFDVRGGFSGEKARSSVLFVEGKTDSKFFKAVFKKLFEFKESREAPYSLRFIERVFERDNFDLLKREEDEYYLAVLPSEGNSGVIRNLGNFLRAMDVFNFTVERLGVAIDIDEDRDAALASITGKLSGFRHRKTPLGYLVGKTEVVPLIIGLPFEDELIEWKKPTVEDLMLHLIEREGLLERIKPGLRALNESLGRKLKPKEVMYLALSAYGHWGNLEGFYELFVMRSRFRNLKAVLRDAGLMESLAYLAGRERGR; this is encoded by the coding sequence ATGAGGGTAATAACAGGAGACAGGTTCGAGGCCTTCGCAGATGAGAAAGCCATTCTATTCCCAGAATACAGGAAAAACCGCGATGAATTAATCGACTTCGTTGATTCCCTGGCAGGGGAGGAGACAGTCGTTACGGCGAGTCTTGAGCTCATCGATTTAATCGCCTGGAAGTTCAGGCGGGGCGAGGAGAACGTCCTCATATACTCCGACACGGGGAAGAGCCTCACAATGAAGGAGGTCTACGAGCTGAGGAAATACCTCGATTTCGACGTCCGCGGCGGTTTTTCTGGGGAGAAGGCGAGGTCAAGCGTCCTCTTCGTCGAGGGGAAGACCGACTCCAAGTTCTTCAAGGCGGTCTTCAAGAAGCTCTTCGAGTTCAAGGAGAGCAGGGAGGCCCCATACAGCCTGCGGTTCATCGAAAGGGTCTTTGAGCGCGACAACTTCGACCTGCTGAAGCGCGAGGAGGACGAGTACTATCTCGCGGTGCTGCCGAGTGAGGGCAACTCCGGGGTGATAAGGAACCTCGGCAACTTCCTCAGGGCGATGGACGTCTTCAACTTCACCGTAGAGAGGCTTGGAGTCGCCATCGACATCGATGAGGACAGAGACGCCGCCCTGGCCTCGATAACCGGAAAACTCTCCGGCTTCAGGCACAGGAAAACACCCCTCGGCTACCTCGTCGGGAAAACCGAGGTGGTTCCGCTGATAATCGGCCTGCCCTTTGAGGACGAGCTGATAGAGTGGAAGAAGCCGACCGTCGAGGATTTGATGCTCCACCTCATAGAGAGAGAAGGGCTCCTTGAGAGGATAAAGCCGGGCCTCAGAGCTCTCAACGAGAGCCTCGGGAGGAAGCTCAAGCCCAAGGAAGTCATGTACCTGGCGTTGTCGGCTTACGGCCACTGGGGCAACCTGGAGGGCTTCTACGAGCTCTTCGTCATGCGCTCACGCTTCAGAAACCTCAAGGCGGTTCTAAGGGATGCCGGGCTTATGGAGAGCTTAGCCTACCTGGCCGGGAGGGAGAGGGGGCGTTGA
- a CDS encoding DUF2391 family protein → MERRLEELYFTIEELKRENEMRKAPDKLGWDDIAQEIVGAVTFALPFLFTAELWDIAKDISVERSIAVLFMTLGVAYLFIAKSRIGNLKREELFHIPKRLLTVTGIAYLISAVLIYVYGINSLADFTPGQYINATILISTFAVIGAITVDMVK, encoded by the coding sequence ATGGAGAGACGTCTTGAAGAACTGTACTTCACCATTGAAGAGTTGAAAAGAGAGAACGAGATGAGAAAAGCCCCGGACAAGCTCGGCTGGGACGACATAGCCCAGGAGATAGTGGGAGCAGTTACCTTCGCCCTCCCGTTCCTCTTCACTGCGGAGCTGTGGGACATAGCTAAGGACATCTCCGTTGAACGCTCAATCGCGGTACTCTTCATGACCCTCGGCGTTGCGTACCTCTTCATAGCCAAATCCCGGATAGGGAACCTGAAGAGGGAGGAACTCTTCCACATCCCCAAGCGGCTCCTGACTGTCACTGGAATAGCCTACCTAATCTCGGCCGTTCTGATATACGTGTACGGAATCAACAGCCTGGCCGACTTCACCCCCGGCCAGTACATCAACGCGACCATACTTATAAGCACCTTCGCGGTGATAGGTGCCATAACCGTTGACATGGTGAAGTAA